Proteins from a single region of Sinorhizobium alkalisoli:
- a CDS encoding LPS assembly lipoprotein LptE, with protein sequence MSSSDESGYRFRFSGALAGALLLTALAGCQVRPLYSEGATGATATSLASIEISEADDRVEQEVRNALIFLASGGKGEPVNPQYHLALKVSHRTMGVLYDQARDRAGAGRIVVKADYNLTRTATGETVASGNRSAVALVDFPEQEFAKIRAARDGETRAARELAELISADIAAALGR encoded by the coding sequence ATGTCGTCGTCTGATGAATCTGGCTACCGATTTCGGTTCTCCGGCGCACTAGCCGGCGCGCTGCTGCTGACGGCGCTCGCCGGCTGCCAGGTGCGCCCGCTCTATTCCGAAGGTGCGACGGGTGCGACGGCGACTTCGTTGGCGTCTATCGAGATTTCCGAAGCCGACGACCGCGTGGAGCAAGAGGTACGTAACGCCTTGATCTTCCTGGCCTCCGGCGGTAAGGGCGAACCGGTCAATCCGCAATATCACCTCGCCCTGAAAGTATCGCACCGGACGATGGGCGTGCTCTACGACCAGGCCCGCGACAGGGCGGGCGCGGGACGCATCGTCGTCAAGGCGGACTACAATCTGACGAGGACCGCGACGGGCGAGACCGTCGCATCGGGCAATCGCTCGGCCGTCGCGCTGGTGGACTTTCCCGAGCAGGAGTTCGCCAAGATCCGAGCGGCTCGCGACGGCGAGACTCGCGCCGCCAGAGAACTGGCGGAACTCATCAGCGCCGACATCGCCGCCGCCCTCGGACGCTGA
- the holA gene encoding DNA polymerase III subunit delta, with protein MSEVKSHEFDNFLQKSAADYRLFLVYGPDRGLVSERAAQLAGCFGIPLDDPFAVVKLDATELQQSAGRLLDEVNAIGLFGGEKLVWIKGASAEKGLSEALQVLAAAPPSGSYLVIEAGDLKKGAALRKTAEPSRTVASIACYSDDARALNALVDRELSEAGLRISPAARERLLEALGGDRIASRNEVRKLALYCRGRDIISEEDVLAVVGDASAISVDDAVDAVLQGNVDALMHAMRKITTSKTPAFLVLQSCLRQFQQLDVMRSEMDANRQSASQVIASLGRGLHFRRKPIVEAALRHWTAPAIRRELNRLQTTIYQSRSRQSLEESLVLQNLLAIAIQSAKR; from the coding sequence ATGAGCGAGGTCAAGTCGCACGAGTTCGATAATTTCCTGCAGAAATCTGCAGCGGATTATCGGCTTTTCCTCGTTTATGGTCCCGATCGCGGCCTCGTTTCCGAACGGGCGGCCCAGCTCGCCGGTTGCTTCGGCATTCCCCTTGACGACCCCTTCGCCGTCGTCAAACTCGATGCAACAGAGTTGCAGCAGAGTGCGGGCCGCCTTCTCGACGAGGTCAATGCCATCGGACTATTCGGCGGTGAGAAGCTGGTCTGGATCAAGGGTGCTTCGGCGGAAAAGGGCCTCAGCGAAGCCCTGCAGGTTCTTGCCGCCGCGCCGCCGTCAGGCAGCTATCTGGTCATCGAGGCCGGAGACCTCAAGAAGGGCGCAGCACTGCGTAAAACGGCGGAGCCATCCCGCACCGTCGCCTCGATCGCCTGCTATAGCGACGATGCCCGTGCGCTCAATGCACTCGTCGATAGGGAACTGTCCGAGGCCGGCCTACGCATCAGCCCGGCAGCGCGCGAGCGGCTCCTGGAGGCCCTCGGCGGCGACCGCATCGCCTCGCGCAATGAGGTGAGAAAGCTCGCGCTCTATTGCCGCGGCAGGGACATCATCAGCGAGGAAGACGTGCTCGCCGTTGTCGGCGACGCCAGCGCCATCTCAGTCGACGATGCCGTCGACGCGGTTCTGCAGGGCAATGTGGATGCGCTGATGCATGCGATGAGGAAGATCACCACGTCGAAGACGCCGGCTTTCCTGGTGCTCCAGTCCTGCCTCAGGCAGTTTCAGCAGTTGGACGTCATGCGGTCCGAAATGGACGCCAACCGCCAATCGGCGAGCCAGGTGATCGCCAGTCTCGGCCGCGGTCTGCATTTCCGCCGCAAGCCAATCGTCGAGGCGGCGCTTCGCCACTGGACCGCGCCGGCCATTCGCCGCGAATTGAACCGGCTGCAGACGACGATCTACCAGAGCCGCAGCCGCCAGAGCCTCGAGGAAAGCCTCGTGCTGCAGAACCTGCTGGCAATTGCGATTCAATCAGCGAAGCGCTGA
- the rsmG gene encoding 16S rRNA (guanine(527)-N(7))-methyltransferase RsmG, producing the protein MKTSPTGRLNGLRVSRETQDKLEHFGRLFQKWAKSINLVAPSTLDDLWQRHVLDSLQIFHLSPSPKTWVDLGSGGGFPGVITAICLSGLSDGWVHLVESNNKKAAFLRVALQETGARGSVHPIRIESAPSMIPRCDAISARALADLTQLLDYSAPWMLQADSKTVAFFHKGRDYQQEVDKAVSRFQFDMIKHASIVEPDSVVLEIANLSRRTK; encoded by the coding sequence ATGAAAACGAGTCCCACTGGCAGACTGAACGGTCTGCGTGTTTCACGTGAAACGCAGGACAAGCTGGAGCACTTCGGCCGCCTTTTCCAGAAGTGGGCGAAGTCGATCAACCTGGTCGCGCCCTCTACTCTTGATGATCTGTGGCAGCGCCATGTATTGGACAGCTTGCAGATCTTCCATCTGTCCCCATCCCCGAAAACCTGGGTGGATCTTGGCAGTGGCGGCGGCTTTCCGGGTGTCATTACCGCCATCTGCCTCTCCGGTCTATCGGACGGTTGGGTCCATCTGGTCGAGAGCAACAACAAAAAGGCCGCATTCTTGCGCGTGGCTCTGCAGGAAACCGGGGCGCGGGGGTCCGTACACCCGATTCGCATCGAATCGGCCCCATCGATGATTCCCCGCTGCGACGCCATTTCCGCCCGCGCCTTGGCGGATCTCACGCAACTGCTCGATTATTCCGCGCCCTGGATGTTGCAGGCGGACTCGAAAACCGTCGCATTCTTCCATAAAGGGCGGGATTATCAGCAGGAAGTCGACAAAGCCGTTAGCCGCTTTCAATTCGACATGATAAAACATGCAAGTATTGTCGAGCCGGATTCGGTTGTGCTCGAGATTGCAAATCTCTCACGTCGAACGAAGTGA
- a CDS encoding ParA family protein, giving the protein MFGPKNRIITIANQKGGVGKTTTAINLATALAAIGETVLIVDLDPQGNASTGLGIQRRDRNLSSYDLIMGTHSIGDIARETAVPNLAIVPSTMDLLGIELEIAQHSDRVFRLRTALASAEAHAFSYILVDCPPSFNLLTMNAMTAAHSVLVPLQCEFFALEGLSQLLETVDQVRRTVNPNLDIQGIVLTMFDSRNNLAQQVVSDVRTHLGDKVYHTLIPRNVRVSEAPSYGKPAILYDLKCAGSQAYLQLASEVIQRERQRPAA; this is encoded by the coding sequence ATGTTTGGCCCCAAGAACCGGATTATCACCATTGCCAATCAGAAGGGCGGCGTCGGAAAGACGACGACGGCCATCAATCTAGCAACGGCACTTGCCGCCATCGGCGAGACGGTGCTGATCGTCGATCTCGACCCGCAAGGTAATGCCAGCACCGGCCTTGGCATTCAGCGTCGCGACCGGAACCTGTCCTCCTATGACCTGATCATGGGCACGCACTCGATCGGCGACATCGCTCGGGAGACGGCGGTCCCGAATCTGGCGATTGTTCCCTCAACCATGGATCTGCTTGGAATCGAGTTGGAGATTGCCCAGCATTCCGATCGGGTCTTTCGCCTGCGCACGGCGCTCGCCTCTGCGGAGGCGCATGCCTTTTCCTATATCCTCGTCGATTGTCCGCCCTCTTTCAATCTCCTGACGATGAACGCCATGACGGCGGCGCATTCTGTGCTCGTCCCGCTGCAATGCGAGTTCTTCGCACTCGAAGGATTGAGCCAACTTCTGGAGACGGTCGATCAGGTGCGGCGCACGGTCAATCCCAATCTCGACATCCAAGGCATCGTCCTGACGATGTTCGATTCGCGCAACAATCTGGCGCAGCAGGTCGTCAGTGACGTTCGTACGCATCTGGGCGACAAGGTTTATCATACCTTAATACCACGAAATGTGCGGGTTTCCGAGGCGCCTTCCTACGGCAAGCCAGCCATTCTCTACGATCTGAAATGCGCCGGAAGCCAGGCCTATCTGCAATTGGCTTCGGAAGTGATACAGCGGGAACGGCAGCGTCCGGCTGCCTGA
- a CDS encoding ParB/RepB/Spo0J family partition protein produces the protein MNDDSSKRRLGRGLAALIGEMDQPLQSGAAPASPVSADRRVPIEFVSRNPRNPRRHFDEAELQDLASSVRQHGIVQPVVVRTLGEDRYEIIAGERRWRAAQLAGFTEIPVIVRDVDDRTALEIAIVENVQRSDLNPLEEALGYEQLIAEHGYTQNDLGDIIGKSRSHVANSLRLLKLPEPVRDMLAAGSLSAGHARALIPTSDPVALARAVVGKGLSVREAERLAQNDIKAQNDPNFAKGRHREEKDADTLALERTLSDSLGLEVTVNHKASGGHLRIAYKTLDQLEEICRLLERR, from the coding sequence ATGAACGATGACAGCTCCAAAAGGCGGCTTGGCCGCGGTCTGGCCGCCTTGATCGGCGAAATGGACCAGCCCCTGCAGAGCGGCGCCGCACCGGCCAGCCCCGTCAGTGCCGATCGCCGCGTGCCGATCGAGTTCGTGTCGCGCAACCCGCGCAACCCGCGCCGTCACTTCGATGAGGCGGAATTGCAGGATCTGGCAAGTTCGGTGCGCCAACACGGCATCGTCCAGCCGGTCGTGGTCCGCACGCTGGGCGAGGACCGGTACGAGATCATCGCCGGCGAACGCCGCTGGCGCGCCGCCCAGCTGGCCGGCTTCACCGAGATTCCCGTGATCGTGCGCGATGTCGACGACCGCACGGCGCTGGAGATCGCCATCGTCGAAAACGTCCAGCGCTCCGACCTCAATCCGCTCGAAGAAGCGCTCGGATACGAGCAGCTGATCGCAGAACATGGCTACACACAAAACGATCTCGGCGACATCATCGGCAAGAGCCGCAGTCATGTGGCCAATAGCCTGCGGCTCCTGAAGCTGCCCGAGCCGGTGCGGGACATGCTCGCCGCCGGCAGCCTTTCGGCCGGTCACGCCCGCGCGCTGATCCCCACTTCCGATCCGGTGGCGCTAGCACGGGCCGTCGTCGGCAAGGGACTGTCCGTGCGTGAAGCGGAGCGCCTCGCCCAGAACGACATCAAGGCGCAGAACGATCCCAACTTCGCCAAGGGCCGGCACCGGGAGGAAAAGGATGCCGACACATTGGCGCTGGAGCGCACATTGTCGGACAGTCTTGGCCTCGAGGTCACCGTCAACCACAAGGCCTCCGGCGGCCACCTGCGGATTGCCTATAAGACGCTTGATCAACTTGAAGAGATCTGCCGTCTCCTCGAGCGGCGCTGA
- the leuS gene encoding leucine--tRNA ligase, which produces MATERYNPRDAEPRWQQEWEAGKVFETANDDPREKYYVLEMFPYPSGRIHMGHVRNYTMGDVVARYKRARGFNVLHPMGWDAFGMPAENAAMERGVHPAGWTYQNIASMKAQLKVMGLSLDWSREFATCDPAYYQRQQHLFLDFLEKGLVYRKQSKVNWDPVDNTVLANEQVIDGRGWRSGALVEQRELTQWFFRITEFSQDLLDALDTLEQWPEKVRLMQKNWIGRSEGLSLRWELDPATVPGDTTELTVYTTRPDTLFGASFLAISADHPLAKEAAAKSAVIDAFCEECRRAGTSLAALETAEKKGIDTGIRAKHPLDPSWELPVYVANFVLMDYGTGAIFGCPSGDQRDLDFARKYDLPVVPVVMPGDADAETFTIGDEAYVGDGVMINSGFLDGLSTEDAFETIASKLEKETLKGEPRAERKVNFRLRDWGISRQRYWGCPIPVIHCDDCGVVPVPKADLPVTLPPDVTFDKPGNPLDRHPTWRRVACPQCGKDARRETDTMDTFVDSSWYFARFTAPWEDTPTDPKAANHWLPVDQYIGGIEHAILHLLYSRFFTRAMRATGHVALDEPFKGLFTQGMVVHETYSRGEGAQREWITPAEVRIEEIDGRRRAVLIETGEEIAIGSIEKMSKSKKNVVDPDDIIGSYGADTARFFVLSDSPPDRDVIWSEAGVEGAHRFVQRVWRLVSEAADMLRSVDASPAKEGEGLAISQAAHRTLKAVEADYDKLAFNKAVARIYELVNLLAAPLTQVAGGRAETTVIAAVKDATAILIDLIAPMMPHLAEECWREIGGEGLIAEKSWPSFDPALVVENEITLPVQINGKKRADLTIARDADQSAIETAVLALDVVKSALNGVSPKKIIVVPQRIVNVVV; this is translated from the coding sequence ATGGCGACCGAACGATACAATCCGCGTGATGCCGAGCCACGCTGGCAGCAGGAATGGGAAGCAGGCAAGGTCTTCGAGACCGCGAATGACGATCCGCGCGAGAAGTACTACGTACTGGAGATGTTTCCCTACCCGTCCGGACGGATTCATATGGGGCACGTGCGCAACTATACCATGGGCGACGTCGTCGCCCGCTACAAGCGCGCCCGCGGCTTTAACGTGCTGCATCCCATGGGCTGGGACGCCTTCGGCATGCCGGCGGAGAATGCCGCCATGGAGCGCGGCGTGCACCCGGCCGGCTGGACCTACCAGAACATCGCCTCGATGAAGGCGCAGCTGAAGGTCATGGGCTTGTCGCTCGACTGGAGCCGCGAATTCGCAACCTGCGATCCGGCCTATTACCAACGCCAGCAGCACCTTTTCCTCGATTTCCTGGAAAAGGGCCTCGTCTATCGCAAGCAATCGAAGGTCAATTGGGACCCGGTCGACAACACGGTGCTCGCCAATGAACAGGTGATCGACGGCCGCGGTTGGCGCTCGGGTGCACTGGTCGAGCAACGCGAGCTGACGCAATGGTTCTTCCGCATCACCGAGTTCAGCCAGGACCTGCTCGACGCGCTCGACACGCTCGAGCAATGGCCGGAAAAGGTGCGGCTGATGCAGAAGAACTGGATCGGCCGCTCCGAGGGCCTGTCGCTCAGATGGGAGCTCGACCCGGCGACCGTCCCCGGCGACACGACGGAACTGACCGTCTATACGACACGTCCCGACACGCTCTTCGGCGCTTCCTTCCTGGCGATCTCCGCCGACCATCCGCTTGCCAAGGAAGCGGCGGCCAAGAGTGCCGTGATCGACGCCTTCTGCGAGGAGTGCCGCCGCGCCGGCACCTCGCTTGCCGCTCTCGAGACGGCCGAAAAGAAGGGCATCGACACTGGCATCCGCGCCAAACATCCGCTCGATCCGAGCTGGGAGCTGCCGGTCTATGTCGCCAATTTCGTGCTGATGGACTACGGCACGGGCGCCATCTTCGGCTGCCCCTCCGGGGACCAGCGCGACCTTGACTTCGCCCGCAAGTACGATCTGCCTGTCGTGCCTGTGGTGATGCCCGGGGATGCCGATGCCGAGACCTTCACGATCGGCGACGAAGCCTATGTCGGCGACGGCGTGATGATCAATTCGGGTTTCCTCGACGGTCTCTCGACCGAGGATGCCTTCGAGACGATTGCCTCGAAACTCGAGAAGGAAACGCTGAAAGGGGAACCGCGGGCAGAGCGCAAGGTCAATTTCCGCCTGCGCGACTGGGGCATCTCCCGGCAGCGCTATTGGGGTTGCCCGATCCCGGTCATCCATTGCGACGATTGCGGCGTCGTGCCGGTGCCGAAGGCGGATCTGCCGGTGACGCTGCCGCCGGACGTTACCTTCGACAAGCCCGGCAACCCGCTGGATCGCCATCCGACCTGGCGTCGCGTCGCCTGCCCGCAATGCGGCAAGGACGCGCGCCGGGAAACCGACACGATGGACACTTTTGTCGATTCCTCCTGGTATTTCGCCCGCTTCACCGCCCCCTGGGAGGACACGCCGACCGATCCCAAGGCCGCCAACCATTGGCTACCCGTCGACCAATATATCGGGGGTATCGAGCATGCGATCCTGCACCTGCTCTATTCGCGCTTCTTCACCCGCGCGATGAGGGCAACCGGCCACGTGGCGCTGGACGAACCCTTCAAAGGCCTGTTTACCCAGGGCATGGTCGTGCACGAGACCTATAGCCGCGGCGAGGGTGCGCAACGTGAATGGATCACCCCGGCCGAGGTCCGCATCGAAGAGATCGACGGGCGTCGGCGTGCCGTGCTGATCGAAACCGGCGAGGAGATCGCCATCGGCTCGATCGAGAAAATGTCGAAGTCGAAGAAGAACGTCGTCGACCCGGATGACATCATCGGCTCCTATGGTGCCGATACCGCGCGCTTCTTCGTGCTTTCCGACTCACCGCCGGACCGCGACGTCATCTGGTCCGAGGCGGGCGTCGAAGGCGCCCACCGCTTCGTCCAGCGCGTCTGGCGGCTGGTGAGCGAAGCCGCGGACATGCTGCGCAGCGTCGATGCTTCGCCGGCGAAGGAAGGCGAGGGGCTCGCCATCTCGCAGGCCGCACACCGTACGCTCAAGGCCGTCGAGGCGGACTACGACAAGCTTGCCTTCAACAAGGCCGTCGCCCGGATCTACGAGCTCGTAAACCTGCTCGCTGCCCCGCTGACCCAGGTCGCTGGCGGCAGGGCCGAGACGACGGTGATTGCGGCAGTCAAGGACGCCACCGCGATCCTGATCGACCTGATCGCGCCGATGATGCCGCATCTTGCCGAAGAATGCTGGCGTGAAATCGGCGGCGAGGGGCTGATTGCCGAGAAATCCTGGCCGAGCTTCGACCCGGCCCTGGTCGTCGAGAACGAAATCACCCTGCCGGTGCAGATCAACGGAAAGAAGCGGGCCGATTTGACAATTGCGCGCGACGCAGATCAGAGTGCGATCGAAACTGCCGTGCTCGCCCTCGACGTCGTCAAGTCGGCGCTGAACGGCGTCTCTCCGAAGAAGATCATCGTCGTGCCGCAAAGGATCGTCAATGTCGTCGTCTGA